The genomic interval CTCTTCACGGAGCTGGGTCTCGCCTCCGTACGCAGCTACATCCAGAGCGGCAACGTCTTCTTCGAGTCCGACGAGACCGACCGGGCCGCCCTCGCCGCCCGTATCGGCGACCACCTCGCCGGGGCCCTCGGCTACGACGTCGCGGTCTGCCTGCGCACGGTCCCCGAGCTGGAGGAGCTGATCGCGCTCGACCCGTTCAAGGACGTCACCGTCACCGACGACATCCGCTGCTGCGTCGTGTTCACGACCGAGCGCATCCCGTCGGATCTGGACCTGCCGATGCTCTCCCCGAAGAAGGACATGGAGATCATCGGCCACACCGACTACGACGCGTTCGTCGTCTGGCACCTCATCAACGGCAAGGCACCGGCCGCCAAGGGCTTCCAGGAAGGCGTCCTGGGCCGCGACGCGACCACCCGCTTCTTCCACACCGTCGCGAAGATCCTGGCCGCGGCCAGGAAGGGAACCGCCTAGGCCCGGTCGATGTGCACGCTGGTCGACTTCACCCGGGCGGTGGCCTGCACCCCGACCTCCAGGCCCAGTTCCTCCACGGCCTCCCGGGTCAGCAGGGACACCAGCCGGTGCGGTCCGGCCTGGATCTCGACCTGCGCGGCCACATCGCCCAGCTTCACGGCGGTGACGATGCCCGCGAACGCGTTGCGCGCGGAGGTGTACGAGACCTCCTCGTCGCCCGCTCCGCTCTGCGCGACCTCCACGGAGAAGGCCGCCAGGTCGCGGCCGTCGATGAGGCGGCGGCCGCCCTCGTCGCGGTGGGTCGCGACGCGCCCCGCGTCGGCCCAGCGCCGGGCGGTGTCGGGGCTGACACCCAGGAGCCGGGCCGCCTGCCCGATCGTGTACGACTGCATGCGCCGTACCCTAACCGGCGCCCCGCCCCGCACGGCCGGGTGGACCAGCCGAGATGAGGAATCCGGGCCCGCGTCCTAGGGTGCGAACCATGGCAGACAGCGCGGGGGACCGGGGTTCCGACGGGCACGACACGCCCGATCCGCGACGGTGGCGCGCGCTTGCCGTCTGCCTGGTCGCCGGGTTCATGACCCTCCTGGACGTCTCGATCGTCAACGTCGCGCTCCCCTCCATCAAGGAGGGGCTGCACACCCCGGAGTCCGACCTGCAATGGGTCCTCTCCGGTTACGCGCTGGCCTTCGGCCTGTTCCTCATCCCGGCCGGACGGCTCGGCGACGCCCGCGGCCGGCGCGCCGTGTTCATGGCGGGGCTCACGCTCTTCACGCTGTCCTCCGCGGCCTGCGGGGCCGCCCAGTCCAGCATGTGGCTGGTGATCGCCCGACTGGTCCAGGGGCTCGCCGGCGGCATGGTCTCGCCGCAGATCTCCGCTCTCATCCAGCAGATGTTCCAGGGCCGCGAGCGCGGTCGCGCCTTCGGCATGTTCGGCACGGTGGTCGGCATCTCCACCGCCGTCGGCCCGCTCCTCGGCGGCCTGCTGATCCAGGCGGCCGGAGCCGAGGAGGGCTGGCGCTGGGTCTTCTACGTCAACCTGCCGCTGGGGCTCGTCTGCCTCCTGCTGGCCCGCCGCCTGCTGCCCGACACCCCGTCGGCCGGCCCGGTCCGGCTGCGGGACCTCGACCCGCTCGGCGTGCTGCTGCTCGGCACCGGGGTCCTGGCCCTGCTGCTGCCCTTCGTCCAGTCCCGCCAGTGGCCCGGCGACGAGAAGTGGCTGCTGCTGATCCTGGCCGTGGCGCTGCTCGGCGCGTTCGTCGGCTGGGAGTCCCGGTGCGGCCGGCGCGGCACCCAGCCGGTCGTGGACCTCCGGCTCTTCAAGGTGCGCTCGTACTGGCTTGGCTGCCTGCTCATCCTGCTGTACTTCGCCGGATTCACCTCGATCTTCTTCATCACCACGCTCTACCTCCAGAGCGGCCTGCACTACACCGCCCTCCAGGCCGGTCTGGCGATCACCCCCTTCGCCCTCGGCTCCGCCGTCGCCGCGAGCCCCGGTGGCCGGCTCGTCGGACGCTTCGGCCGTCCCCTCGTCGTCGTCGGCCTGGCCGCCGTGGCCATCGGGCTCGGGGCCACCGCGCTCGCCGTCCACCTGGTGCCCGGCCGGGGTGCCGGCTGGGCGATGGCGGCCCCGCTGCTCTTCGCGGGGCTCGGCAGCG from Streptomyces drozdowiczii carries:
- a CDS encoding TOBE domain-containing protein, whose translation is MQSYTIGQAARLLGVSPDTARRWADAGRVATHRDEGGRRLIDGRDLAAFSVEVAQSGAGDEEVSYTSARNAFAGIVTAVKLGDVAAQVEIQAGPHRLVSLLTREAVEELGLEVGVQATARVKSTSVHIDRA
- a CDS encoding MFS transporter produces the protein MADSAGDRGSDGHDTPDPRRWRALAVCLVAGFMTLLDVSIVNVALPSIKEGLHTPESDLQWVLSGYALAFGLFLIPAGRLGDARGRRAVFMAGLTLFTLSSAACGAAQSSMWLVIARLVQGLAGGMVSPQISALIQQMFQGRERGRAFGMFGTVVGISTAVGPLLGGLLIQAAGAEEGWRWVFYVNLPLGLVCLLLARRLLPDTPSAGPVRLRDLDPLGVLLLGTGVLALLLPFVQSRQWPGDEKWLLLILAVALLGAFVGWESRCGRRGTQPVVDLRLFKVRSYWLGCLLILLYFAGFTSIFFITTLYLQSGLHYTALQAGLAITPFALGSAVAASPGGRLVGRFGRPLVVVGLAAVAIGLGATALAVHLVPGRGAGWAMAAPLLFAGLGSGLVIAPNQTLTLSEVPVATAGSAGGTLQTGQRVGSAIGIAAVGAVFFAQVGGDGWSDAYDHGLIVSVAFVVGALLVAIADVGGGRRGRRRTQHSPPAAAS
- a CDS encoding DUF1697 domain-containing protein gives rise to the protein MLYIALLRGLNVPGRSVKMERLRGLFTELGLASVRSYIQSGNVFFESDETDRAALAARIGDHLAGALGYDVAVCLRTVPELEELIALDPFKDVTVTDDIRCCVVFTTERIPSDLDLPMLSPKKDMEIIGHTDYDAFVVWHLINGKAPAAKGFQEGVLGRDATTRFFHTVAKILAAARKGTA